One Conger conger chromosome 18, fConCon1.1, whole genome shotgun sequence DNA window includes the following coding sequences:
- the LOC133118501 gene encoding spastin-like gives MSSANGRNRKNKYSACPLIADVPVSQQHYWNLYSCFLNPLVAVLVLCRGFALYLGILFSWLREQLFRVMAAKVNRAEDLNDDCDDNGERIRNHHKQAFEYISVALRIDEDHKGQKEQAVEWYQKGIVELEKGIAIPVTGQGEQQDRAKRLQAKMTNNLKMARDRLQLLAQLSGSLLGDVSTDSVLPSAGLPPDSRTAPKKKDPPPSSSHAALRSKNVPKSAPCSQPAPPRPAHRGSPNSAPARPASRVPPKAGPERNGKPGAAARIREMKNFKNVDSKLANLILNDIVESGAMVRFEDVAGQELAKQALQEIVILPALRPELFTGLRAPARGLLLFGPPGNGKTMLAKAVAMESNATFFNISAASLTSKYVGEGEKLVRALFSVARELQPSIIFIDEIDSLLCERREGEQDSTRRLKTEFLVEFDGVQSGGDDRVLVMGATNRPQELDEAVLRRFAKRVYVTLPSLETRLSLLKNLLEKHGNPLSHQELTHIARLTEGYSGSDLTSLAKDAALGPIRELRPDQVKNMAAKEVRNIKVSDFLESLKRIKHSVSPQTLGLYAQWNKSYGDTTGF, from the exons ATGAGTTCTGCAAAcggaagaaacagaaaaaataaatattcagccTGTCCCCTTATCGCCGACGTTCCGGTGTCACAACAACATTACTGGAATTTGTACTCCTGCTTCCTGAATCCACTCGTGGCAGTATTAGTGTTGTGCCGGGGGTTTGCCTTATATTTGGGAATTCTGTTTTCTTGGTTGCGTGAACAGCTTTTCCGAGTCATGGCCGCCAAAGTCAACAGAGCCGAGGACTTGAACGATGATTGCGACGACAACGGCGAGCGCATCAGAAACCACCACAAACAGGCATTTGAGTACATATCAGTGGCCCTTAGGATTGACGAGGATCACAAAG GCCAAAAGGAGCAGGCAGTGGAGTGGTACCAGAAGGGCATTGTGGAGCTGGAGAAGGGCATTGCCATTCCAGTCACAGGGCAAG gagagcagcaggatcGGGCCAAGCGGCTCCAGGCCAAGATGACCAACAACCTGAAGATGGCCAGAGATCGACTGCAGCTCTTAG cGCAGCTGTCGGGCTCCCTCCTGGGGGACGTCAGTACGGACAGTGTGCTCCCCAGTGCAGGCCTGCCTCCAG ACAGCAGAACGGCTCCCAAAAAGAAGGACCCTCCACCTTCTTCCAGCCACGCTGCTCTTCGGTCTAAGAACGTACCCAAGTCCGCCCCGTGCAGCCAGCCTGcacccccccgccctgcccacAGGGGGTCCCCCAACTCTGCTCCAGCCAGGCCCGCCTCCAGG GTTCCCCCGAAAGCTGGACCGGAGCGGAACGGGAAGCCCGGGGCTGCGGCCCGGATCAGGGAGATGAAGAACTTTAAGAACGTGGACAGCAAGCTGGCCAACCTCATCCTCAACGACATCGtggagag cGGGGCGATGGTGCGTTTCGAGGACGTCGCCGGACAGGAGCTGGCCAAACAGGCCCTGCAGGAGATCGTCATCCTGCCAGCCCTGCGTCCAGAG CTCTTCACCGGCCTCAGGGCCCCAGCGCGTGGCCTGCTCCTCTTCGGACCCCCAGGGAACGGCAAGACCATGCTG GCCAAGGCTGTAGCTATGGAATCCAATGCTACATTCTTTAACATAAGCGCTGCCAGCTTGACCTCCAAGTAT gttggagagggggagaagctGGTGCGGGCGTTGTTCTCTGTGGCTCGAGAGTTGCAGCCTTCCATCATCTTCATCG ACGAAATTGACAGTCTCCTCTGCgagaggagagagggcgagCAGGACTCTACAAGGAGGCTGAAGACAGAATTCCTGGTTGAGTTTGATGGG GTGCAGTCAGGAGGAGATGACCGGGTGCTGGTTATGGGCGCTACTAACAGGCCTCAAGAGCTGGACGAGGCCGTGCTCAG GCGATTCGCAAAAAGGGTGTATGTGACGCTGCCGTCGCTAGAG acCCGCCTCAGTCTGCTGAAGAACCTTCTGGAGAAACACGGGAACCCACTCAGCCACCAGGAGCTGACCCACATAGCCAG acTGACAGAGGGATACTCAGGGAGTGACCTCACTTCCCTGGCTAAAGACGCCGCTCTGGGCCCAATCAGAG agCTCCGACCAGACCAAGTAAAGAACATGGCGGCCAAGGAG GTACGGAACATTAAGGTCTCTGACTTTCTGGAGTCTCTGAAGAGGATCAAACATAGCGTGAGCCCACAGACTCTGGGCTTGTACGCGCAGTGGAACAAATCGTATGGGGACACCACTGGCTTCTGA